ACCCTGGGAAAtgttctttccttccctttcctgggCTTCTGTTTCCTCTGTTAATTTTCGGGAGTGGGGAGCCCCCGGGAGAATGACTGCCAATTGGGGACATTGCTGATCCTTGGCCAGCCCCAGACTCTTCGCCTCCACAGGCCTCTCGTGTCATCTCCTAGGCAGGTGGCAGAGGTGTGGGCAGAGAGTGGGAAAGGAAGCCCAGGACCCCTGAGGACGTAGCCCCACCTGACTAAGCTATCGTCCCTCCAGGGGACCTTCGCCTGTAGCTTCTGAAAGGCCATTAGCTCCAACAGTGTCAGCGGAGCCCGCTACACACACCACGCCCTTGGGAGCTAGCTGATGGCCCGCACCACGTTCCAGAAAAGGCATCAAAGGACATCCTCCAACAGGGGACAGGGACAGGGAGCCCAGCCATGACCTCATTTGGCCCAGGCAGGGAGGCTTTCCCTGAAGAGGTCCAGGTCCAGCACCCACCGTTCCTCCTCACCTTCCCACTGGCCTGCTCCAGCCAGCTTCCCTCCTCCACCCCACCAGCCCCCAGACCGCCCCCTTCGGTGGCCCCAAACCCCTCCTTCCCTGAacacccacccaccctcccagccAGGTCCATTGTGCCCATTGCCATTACAAGCACAGGGCTCAGGCCCAGCCAAGACCCCTGGACACAACCGCCCATTTGCCTTTTGTGAATATTTTCCTCCAACCTGGGGAAAATTTATCTTGAACGGGGCACAGATGCAGGGGGGCCTTGGGGGTGGGCTCAGTGCCACAGCCCCTTCCCCAGAGCCCAGGGCTCAGCCCGCACAGCTGGAAGAGGGAGCCTGAGTGTAAGGCCCTGCTAGGCTTCAAAGAAAAATGTGCCCGGGATTGCGAAGGTTATTTCACTTCCTGGGACGGCAGGGCCCTCGGTGTTAAAATTGGGACCTATCTTTAAAGCCCTCTACAGTCAGACGGCCTGAGACTTCTATAGGTTATCTTCAACAAGTGATGATGGGAGAATGTCAAGGGCAGGGCTCCCACACCAGCTGCTGGGGTCCAACGTGAACCTCTGTGGGGGCCACATGTGGCTGCCCATCTCTAGGCCGAGGCAAACTCAGGTCTGTGCCCCCACTCAGGGTCTCACGCCTCCCATCTGAAGCCCCCATGAACCTTCCAGCTCTTGACCTCCTGTCCTCAGCAGTGACCCCTCAATCCCACCTGGCTTGCAAAGTCACCAGGTCCCTCTTTGGGGCCCCaacttcttcatctgcaaaatgggagcaAGTAGGACAGATGACAGGATCCCCACACAGTCCCCGGAGCTCAGAGATGAGGCCTGGGGCTGCTCTTCCCTGGAACGGAGGAAGGGGAAGTGAGGAAAGGCAGGATGAAACTGGAGGTGGGGGGCGGTGGCAGAGACGGGGTGGGGGGGTTGGCACTTGTGGGCCCAACAACCAGAAAGACAGGAGGTGGGTACGGGGTGGGGCTTTTTGGTGGCACCTGATTTGGGTCTTTTGCAGAGCTGACCCCTCCCCGGGTTTCAAGAGCTGCTCATCAGATCATAACAGAAGGGACGTGGAAAAGGGGAGAGGCGGGGGGTTGGGGGGAAGGCAGGGGGTCTGGACAAACTGGCACATACACGACAGATGTTTGCtcagaaaaatacagtaaaatcgtCATGCAAATATCACAGGGAATCTGCTTCTCACACCAGTGGCTTCTCCGCCTGCTTGCTTTGCTCAGTTTTGCCAATCGGGTGTGGGAAGGGGTTGGAGGGCAGGTTTGGGGGCAGGGGAGGTCTGCTCTGCATATTCATGTGGaccccttccctcctctccccaggAGAACAGTCctttctttgcatatgtcattccCAAAGTGAGCCCCGGGCTTGGTCTGTCCCCAAAGTGGGtgtgagaaagagaaaggctcCCACTTGAGCCCTGTGGGCCCTTCCCTCCGCTTTCCTCCCCCAAGCCAACCCCCAGCAGGGAGGCCCTTGGAGCCCCTGGGGGTGGCACCAGCTTCCTGGTCAGACCCCTCACCCCAGCACTACAGGCCTTCGTCCCATCCCAGAGCCCACCCTCAGCCCACAACCACACTCTCCTAAATCTCAAGAAGCCCAGCTGGCTGCCAGGCCAGAGCCTGGGGTCTCTGACAGGGGTATGGGGTGAGCCAAGCAGGCTGCTCCGCCTCCTGAGGTGGCTGGGGTGGGCACAGGTGGACAAAGCCTCCCAGTACAGCTGTCCTCACCCGCCACTGGCCCACTTTCCAACCAAAGGTGAAGGGACAGAATCTGGTCCCTCCGCATCCTAACGGTTTTAGAGACCCCACAACCTCAGGACCCCATTTtgttcccccagagctggcccTCAGAAAGCCTCTGGCCCTGGAGAAAGCAGCACTGCCGAGCCCTGCCCTTCCTCACCACTGCCTGCCACCCACACTGAGAGAACCCCCACAAGCCCAACTGTAACTCTGGGCACCAACTGCCAGCCAGAGCAGTTGCCATGGCGACAGAGGCTGGCCAGAGGGGGGAGGGGCTCCAGGAACCCCGCCTGCTCGGCACCCAGGGGAGGGACGACCTCACTGTTTGTGCTTTGTTCAACGTTGGGTGGGCGTCAGAAAAAGGAGAGGGACCATTGCCACGGAAATACGGAAGTCCCTTGGGCCAAGGGTAGGGCATGTATAGGCAGCCAAGAGGGGGTGAGCGGGGAAACCCCTCCTTCCTCCAGGCAGGCTCAGATGCTGCCCCAAGACCCCATGAAGGGGGTCCGGCAGATAGGAGGGCAGGATATGGAGGGCACAGGCAGGAAGCCCCTCATTACACCCACCTCCCCGTTTCTCCCATCACAGGCTCTTCCATTAGGGGCCCTGGGGGCCAGGGCGTGGGGCCTGCCCACCCTACTGTCCTCAGACCCCACAGGCCACTCGTAAGACATGTGAAGGGGCTGGTGGAATGTTCCCTCGTCAGCTTCTTTCCTGTCAGCAGGACCTCCCTCTTCTCCTGGGTGCTGGCGAGGGTCCCCAGGATTATGAACCACAGCTACACACTCTGGGGGCATTGCCACAGGACTTTCTAGAAAGAACAAGCACTCGCCTGACTCTCAGGTCCCCCAGCCCCAGGAGACCGCAGCTTTGGAAAgggatggtgggtggatggagggAGGAGGCCACGGGGGAGTCCCTGGGGATGGGGGAGACTTAGATTCTAACCTGCCGCGTGACCCCAGGGTTATCACTtcctttctctgggcctcagtttccccaaccaTAAGTGGAAGGAGATGATTCCCAATGTCCATCTGGTGCTAAATCTCCAGGTTATCTGTCACCCAGGTGGTTTGTCACCCATGTGATCTGAGAACCCTCTCTCCGCCCCAAAGGGGCTTCGGTCCATCTCTGCCCCAGGCTTTCTTGCCCCTAAACCTGCCCTTGGTCCCAGGCCCCCAGGCCGCACACCCTCTTTTGTCGTCCTGAcctgcccacccacccccaccccccgcacACCCCAGCAGAGTCCCTGGGCAGCACAGTAAAGACGACTGGTTTCGGTATCAGTTTGTAAACTTTAAGGAAAATGTGTCTTTGTTTTCCTGTCCATTATTGTTGGGTGTTGGTTTGTTCACAGTCAGGTGGTGGTCAGGTGTGTGCATGGTGCGTGCGTGCGGGTGTGCGTGTGCGTCCACTCCTGCGCCTCGGCCCCCGCTCCGCCCGCCATCCCGGCCACCTGGCCCTCCCCTGCGGGCCCATCCCCTCCCCCTGACCTCACCAGGGAGGAGAGGGTCACAGCTTCTGCTGGGCCGAGACCCCCTTCCAGTAATCCAGGATGTCATGCAGGTCCTCGTCCTTGGCGAACTGGACCTTCTTGCGCAGGGCGTGGCCGGCGGCCATGTACACCTCCTCCCGGTGGTGCTTCTTGTAGGGCCGGAAGCGCTCCCAGATCTTGTGTGTGCTCTCAGACGAGTACTCAGGGCTGGAGGAGTAACCTGAGTAGTAGTGTCTAGGGGAGAGCTGCGAGTAGGTGGAGTCACGCTTGGAGCGGGTCAGCGGCTTGAGGAAGGACACACGCTGGCTCaggctgtcagcaccctcctCGTAGTACAGGGCGGGGAAGCTGTGCCGGTGCTCACTGCAGTGATAGGCCGGCTTCACCTCCAGGTGGTGGACACTCTCGCTGCCACTCCCGCCACTACCTGCTGGCACCAGCGGAAGCCGGTCCAGCGGGCTGTTGAGGGGGCTGCCCTTCTCGATGTACTTGGAGTCACCCTTGGCCAGCCCCGAGGCAGGCGGGTGGTCTGGCACGTCCAGGCTGAAGACCTTGGCGCTCTTGATGGAGCCGCTAGAGGACACGCTGCAGGTCTTGCGGGTCACGGCAGCGTCAGCGCTCAGCTGGCGCTGCAGCGGGTGGTGAGAGCTTTCCTTGTAAGGGGGTGAGAGGAAGCTGGGCCGCTCCAGTGCCCCGGGTATGGTGGCTGAGGAGGATGCGGTGGCTGCCGCAGGGAGAGACTGGCATTCGAAGGCTAGCTCAGGGTCCCCACCACTGCTGCCACCTCCCAGGAAAGAGGCCGAGTCCAGCTTGAGGGCGTCGATGCAGTTATTAATGATCTGGTTGACCTTGTCCACCTCCTTGGCAATGGTGGAGATCTCTGTAGCCGAGCCCTGGCTGTTCTCCAGGTCCGGGAGGTCACCCTCGGGCCGGGCCTGGCCATCCCCACTAGCGCCCGTGCGCACCTCCATGTAGTTGCCTTTGGTGGTCACCTTGGGCGTGTCCAGCCCAGCCTCCAGCCCCTTGGCGGTGGGGAGCTTCTCCCCGATcatggaggggagggagggcatGCAGGCCACAGGCAGCACAGGGGGCTCGCTCAGCTTCTGGGCGGCATGGATGATGGAGCCAGCGTCCACGTCAGCCCCATAGCGCATCTCCAGGATGGTCTTCTTGACATTGACTGACTTCTGCTTCTCCTCCTGCATGCGACGCTTGCGCAGACAGTAGTAGACGGCACCCAGGACGATGACCATGCCAAAGAGGCAGCCCAGGATGGTCATGATGTagtgggtggtggtggaggtgctgGGCGCCAGGTCACCCGGCACAGGGTCCCTTGTGGTGAAGGTCAGGCAGGTGTGGTTGAAGCGTCGGCTGTTGCGTAGCGAGGTCACGCAGAAGGTGTACTCAGTGTGTGCCCGCAGCTTGTCGAGTGTGACAATCTCCTTCTTGTTCTTCAGGGTCATGACGTCGGAGAAATAGCTATTGTTGTACTGCACCAGCACGTACATCTTACTGTAGGGGTGGGGGATGATGACCACCAGGGTGGCCGAGGTGAAGGTGACGTGGTGCAGTTTGATGGCAGGCCCTGCAGACACATCTGTGGTGGACGAGGCCGGTGGCTCCACTGACAGGATCTCATCAGGGCTGAAGCCCGAGTTCTCGTCGGGCTCCCTCTGGGCATCGGTGGAGTAGGGCGTGGGGTGGCTGACAGGCCGGATGGGCAGCGAGCCGTTGCGGCACTTGGCCTGGAGCACGGTGATGGCATTGAGGCTGTGGTAGGGCCGAGGCACGAGCAACGGGTAGCCGGCAAACTCACGCGGCGACTCGCACTGCAGCCGGTCGTAGTTCTTGGTGACGTTGTTGAAGACCACGAGCCAGGCCAAGAAGCCAAAGAGATCGCACTCACAGTTGAAGGGGTTGCCGGCCAGCTCGCACACCATGAGGCTGGCGAGGCTGGCGAAGGTGGCGCCATCGAGGCGGCTCAGGCGGTTGGAGGACAGGTCGATGCTGATCAGGCTGGGGCATTCGGAGAAGGCAGTGGGTGTCACAACTTCAATGAGGTTGTGCTGGACAAAGAGGAACTGCAAGCGGCTCATGCCTCGAAGCATGCCCTCCGTCAGGTTGCTGAGCTTGTTGTACCCCAACTGCAGGACCTGCAGGCTCGACTGGCCCAGGAAGGCACCATCCTCGATGTAGGAGATCTCATTCTTGGTGAGGTTGAGGTCGGTGAGGTTCCCGAAGCGGTTGAGCGAGGAGTAGAGCACGGCCTTGAGCTTGTTCTCATTAAGCCGCAGGTCGTGCACAGTGCTGTTGATGTGCTGTGGGATGGTCTCGTAGGGCGGCTGGTTCTGGCTGCAGATGGCCAGCCACACATAGCCCTTGTCACCCTCGATGAGCCAGCAGTCGGCGCGCACAGCGCCCGGCCGGCACACGCACAGCAGCGCGGCTGCACACAGCCCCAGGCGCAGCATGGTGCCGGCCGCAGCCCCCTCGAGGGCCGGGCACACGGGGCGAGGGGCTGAGGGGTGGGGGGCCTAGTGGCCAGAGGCTGGGCCTGGCAGCACAGTCCTCCCGGGGGCCGCCACCATCTTGGGGGCGACCCCCTACTTAGGAGCCCCAGGTGAGGTGGGCACAGCCAGTGCCAACCACTGGTGGCCTTCTAGAGTGCTACCCACTGGGTGCTGCAGCCTGACCTGGGCCGGAGGAGCCCACAGCCTGCTCCCCAGCTTTGTTCCTCTTCTCCTGCCAGGAAGGTGCCCAGGCTCTGGAAGCTCCGaattcttctcctcctcctcctccttttcctcctcgGGTTCTGGGCTCAGAACTTCAGGCAATGCCACAGGAGACTGGAGCTGGAGGACTAGTGAGGGGGGAGCCAAGAGAcggggggaggaaggaagagacccATCTGTCCCCTGGTTCCTAGAAGGAAGCACCAAGAGGGAGTGACAGATGAGTGTGAGAGCTCCAACTGGCCCCCTAAGCGCCACCATGGCCCCACCCCTATCCCACACCCCTCCCAGGTGCCTCGCACCAGGGAGCACTCTGGGGACCCTGTTACACACACAAAGGAAGGCTGGTGGGTAGCTGGCAAGACAGGGCCCGGAggagggagacagagaagaaaccggggcgggggggggcagaGGCCGAGGAGGTGGGCGGAGAAGGGAGACGGGACAGCACAGGTGGGTACAGGTGCCCGCACATGCTCACACACCCACGTCCATGTCCATCCACTGCCTGCACAAAGACCTACAGGCCCCCACAAGCCAGAGCTCCACAGCCTACACACagacagggacacacacacacacacacacacatagggatAGTCTATGCATACAACAAACAGACCCATACACACCTGGCCACACACCCAAGCGGGCACCCCCAATCCAGATAAAGAATTAAGAAGCTCAGCAAAATGCCTCCTCTCCTCCATGCCCAAAGATAAATAATTCATTTGTTGTGTAACCGCTCTTGTTCCAAAAATAATTCCCTTGTTTCAGCTTCtaggggggagggggagcaaaGCATCATGGCTGTGGGCCCCCCAAGCAGCGGGATACAGGGGCTAGGGTCTCCCAGAGGGAGAGGGCGTGGGGAAGGCTCATCCCAGGGGTGGGAGCAGAGCCAAGAGGGAGAGAGGGTAAGAGTCTGGAAGCCAGACACACCCCCAACCTCACCTCTGCAAATAGGCAGCTCACGGGCCCTCAGGTAGGTGAGGAAGCCAGAGGCCTGGAAAATAGTGCAGCCACAGGCGGGAGCGTCAGTGGCCAGAGAGGGGCAGGGACTTGCCCTGAGTGACACAGCACAGCCTGGGCCAGACGCCAGGATCCTGAGGCACTGTGAGCTGGAGCCAGGAGCCAGGAGGCATGGAGGCCCGTCCCACCCCACCACACCACTTCTCTCAGCCTGTTTCCACATCCATAAAGAGGGGGCAGGCCCCTGCCCAGCCTGTTTGCTTGGAGTAGGAAGGAAGGTGCCCTGTGCTGCCCTTCCCCAGGGTGCCGAGGGGCAGGGGAGGCCAGCAGTGGCCTAGCCAGCAGACAGTGGCTCTGAAAGGCCATCTGAGTCAACCCtcacaagtgaggaaactgagcctcagaccCAGGGCAGGGACTTGCCAGCCAGCTGTACACAGACCTCAGGGAGACCCAGCTCCGGCCCCCACCCCAGTGCTCTCTTAACCATGGACACAGCCCAGTCCTCTTGGCCCTGGGCAGTGGCCAGGGATGTGAAGATTAGGCTAGAGAAATCCGTGTTTGGAGAAAGAAAGC
The DNA window shown above is from Elephas maximus indicus isolate mEleMax1 chromosome 4, mEleMax1 primary haplotype, whole genome shotgun sequence and carries:
- the ELFN2 gene encoding protein phosphatase 1 regulatory subunit 29, yielding MLRLGLCAAALLCVCRPGAVRADCWLIEGDKGYVWLAICSQNQPPYETIPQHINSTVHDLRLNENKLKAVLYSSLNRFGNLTDLNLTKNEISYIEDGAFLGQSSLQVLQLGYNKLSNLTEGMLRGMSRLQFLFVQHNLIEVVTPTAFSECPSLISIDLSSNRLSRLDGATFASLASLMVCELAGNPFNCECDLFGFLAWLVVFNNVTKNYDRLQCESPREFAGYPLLVPRPYHSLNAITVLQAKCRNGSLPIRPVSHPTPYSTDAQREPDENSGFSPDEILSVEPPASSTTDVSAGPAIKLHHVTFTSATLVVIIPHPYSKMYVLVQYNNSYFSDVMTLKNKKEIVTLDKLRAHTEYTFCVTSLRNSRRFNHTCLTFTTRDPVPGDLAPSTSTTTHYIMTILGCLFGMVIVLGAVYYCLRKRRMQEEKQKSVNVKKTILEMRYGADVDAGSIIHAAQKLSEPPVLPVACMPSLPSMIGEKLPTAKGLEAGLDTPKVTTKGNYMEVRTGASGDGQARPEGDLPDLENSQGSATEISTIAKEVDKVNQIINNCIDALKLDSASFLGGGSSGGDPELAFECQSLPAAATASSSATIPGALERPSFLSPPYKESSHHPLQRQLSADAAVTRKTCSVSSSGSIKSAKVFSLDVPDHPPASGLAKGDSKYIEKGSPLNSPLDRLPLVPAGSGGSGSESVHHLEVKPAYHCSEHRHSFPALYYEEGADSLSQRVSFLKPLTRSKRDSTYSQLSPRHYYSGYSSSPEYSSESTHKIWERFRPYKKHHREEVYMAAGHALRKKVQFAKDEDLHDILDYWKGVSAQQKL